A region from the Azospirillaceae bacterium genome encodes:
- a CDS encoding GspE/PulE family protein: MRVVSDTNAPAGIHDDALGRVLSVLAAQGQMAPGALGRAQAAGGRVDRRLVDLGLVSEDHMAAAYARALGLALWPADHLPEAAVMVDTANLGFLKTNQMLPLTADGAEAVFAMADPLDRQALGAASFLAGRPVRAVVMTGTAIAAALDRLYEVGNPTANDDDLPDLLEGDAERLRDLASEGPVVRLVGNAIQAALAAGATDIHVEPMADRLVVRHRVDGILREAEVLPRRVAPGMITRIKVMAGLDIGERRLPQDGRIRQTLQGREIDFRVSTTPTVHGEDVVMRILDQQTAGGTLDTLGLPADVAGPLAAELNRPHGIVLVTGPTGSGKTTTLYAGLRGMDAVRRKILTVEDPVEYLLDGVNQTQVKPGIGLTFAHALRSFLRQDPDVILVGEMRDAETTKVAVQAALTGHLVLSTLHTNDAAGAVPRLVDMGVDPYLLASTLNGVLAQRLVRTLCPSCRQPYALSADAAVALGLPAKMVTVYRAVGCAACNGTGYRGRMAIAEWLPVNDQVRALVRRGASIGGDRGGGGGHRRHGAAVPGRPVPRAGRRHHARRNPARHQGGLSGGLR; this comes from the coding sequence TTGCGTGTTGTTAGCGATACCAACGCTCCAGCCGGCATCCATGATGATGCCCTGGGCCGGGTGCTGTCGGTGCTGGCGGCGCAAGGTCAGATGGCGCCGGGGGCCCTGGGCCGGGCGCAGGCGGCGGGCGGCCGGGTGGACCGGCGGCTGGTGGATCTGGGCCTGGTGTCCGAAGACCATATGGCGGCGGCCTACGCCCGGGCCCTGGGCCTGGCGCTGTGGCCGGCCGACCATCTGCCCGAGGCCGCGGTCATGGTGGACACGGCCAATCTGGGTTTTCTTAAGACCAACCAGATGCTGCCGCTGACCGCCGACGGGGCGGAGGCGGTATTCGCCATGGCCGATCCGCTGGACCGCCAGGCGCTGGGGGCGGCGTCCTTCCTGGCCGGCCGGCCGGTGCGGGCGGTGGTCATGACCGGCACCGCCATCGCCGCCGCCTTGGACCGGCTGTACGAGGTGGGGAACCCCACCGCCAACGACGACGACCTGCCCGACCTGCTGGAGGGCGATGCCGAGCGCCTGCGCGATCTCGCCAGCGAGGGGCCGGTGGTGCGCCTGGTGGGCAACGCCATCCAGGCGGCCCTGGCGGCCGGCGCCACCGACATCCATGTCGAGCCCATGGCCGACCGGCTGGTGGTCCGTCACCGCGTCGACGGCATCCTGCGTGAGGCGGAGGTGCTGCCCCGCCGTGTGGCCCCCGGCATGATCACCCGCATCAAGGTGATGGCGGGCCTGGACATCGGTGAACGCCGCCTGCCGCAGGACGGCCGCATCCGCCAGACCCTGCAGGGCCGCGAGATCGATTTCCGTGTTTCCACCACCCCCACCGTGCATGGCGAGGATGTGGTGATGCGCATCCTGGACCAGCAGACGGCCGGCGGCACCTTGGACACGCTGGGCCTGCCGGCCGACGTGGCGGGCCCGCTGGCCGCCGAACTGAACCGGCCGCACGGCATCGTGCTGGTGACCGGCCCCACCGGCAGCGGCAAGACCACCACCCTGTACGCCGGCCTGCGCGGCATGGACGCGGTCCGCCGCAAGATCCTCACCGTGGAGGATCCGGTGGAATATCTGCTGGACGGGGTGAACCAGACGCAGGTGAAGCCCGGCATCGGCCTGACCTTCGCCCACGCCCTGCGCAGCTTCCTGCGCCAGGACCCGGACGTGATCCTGGTGGGTGAGATGCGCGATGCGGAAACCACCAAGGTGGCGGTGCAGGCGGCCCTGACCGGCCACCTGGTGCTGTCCACCCTGCACACCAACGATGCGGCCGGTGCGGTGCCGCGGCTGGTGGACATGGGGGTGGACCCCTATCTGCTGGCCTCCACCCTGAACGGGGTGCTGGCGCAGCGGCTGGTGCGCACGCTGTGCCCCAGTTGCCGCCAGCCCTATGCCCTGTCGGCGGACGCGGCGGTGGCCCTGGGCCTGCCGGCGAAGATGGTGACGGTGTACCGGGCGGTGGGGTGCGCGGCCTGCAACGGCACGGGCTATCGCGGCCGCATGGCCATCGCCGAATGGCTGCCGGTGAACGACCAGGTGCGGGCGCTGGTGCGCCGGGGCGCCTCGATCGGCGGAGATCGAGGCGGCGGCGGTGGCCACCGGCGGCATGGTGCCGCTGTACCAGGACGGCCTGTCCCGCGTGCTGGACGGCGACACCACGCCCGAAGAAATCCTGCGCGTCACCAAGGCGGATTAAGTGGCGGATTGAGATGA
- a CDS encoding type II secretion system F family protein, with the protein MMMASFTYRSVDAEGRARRGTIEAANRSSAVDQLMQRGLTPLSLREAGARKGLSLGRGRDLNRAERLSFVRDLANLVSAGFALEPALGLVADQMPRPASAALVGRLRERVRAGEGLAAALSAHATVFPPEFVGLVAAGEQGGSLAAALGHLAVLEEERTHFRQRLISAMVYPALIALLTLAALALMAGYVLPQFQDLFAGSKAKLPAATAAVLAIGDFLGNFGPGIVAGVVLTLLLMARAYRQPDMRLRMDRVLLAATGPLGRLIGDAQLALYTRTLASLLSGGVPLAAGLATAGGCLSNRALAGAADRVRIAVRGGSDLSTAVQGEPLFPRRLSRMLAMAEQTASLPQALLDLSKVLERERGLALDRALSLVTPVLTLVLGGMVGGIFAALIAGILSLNDIAI; encoded by the coding sequence ATGATGATGGCCAGTTTCACCTACCGATCCGTCGACGCCGAAGGCCGCGCCCGTCGTGGCACCATTGAGGCGGCCAACCGCAGCAGTGCCGTGGACCAATTGATGCAGCGCGGCCTGACGCCGCTGTCGCTGCGTGAGGCCGGGGCCAGGAAAGGCCTCAGCCTGGGCCGTGGCCGCGACCTGAACCGGGCCGAACGGCTGTCTTTCGTGCGTGACTTGGCCAACCTGGTGTCCGCCGGTTTCGCGCTGGAGCCCGCCTTGGGCCTGGTGGCGGACCAGATGCCGCGCCCGGCCTCCGCCGCATTGGTGGGCCGCCTGCGCGAACGGGTGCGGGCCGGTGAAGGCCTGGCCGCCGCCCTGTCGGCCCACGCCACCGTCTTCCCGCCGGAGTTCGTCGGCCTGGTCGCGGCGGGTGAGCAGGGCGGGTCGCTGGCCGCCGCCCTGGGCCACCTGGCGGTTCTGGAGGAAGAGCGCACCCATTTCCGCCAGCGCCTGATCAGCGCCATGGTCTATCCCGCCTTGATCGCGCTGCTGACCCTGGCGGCGCTGGCGCTGATGGCGGGATATGTCCTGCCGCAATTCCAGGATCTGTTCGCGGGCAGCAAGGCCAAGCTGCCGGCCGCCACGGCCGCCGTTCTGGCCATCGGTGATTTTCTGGGCAATTTCGGTCCCGGCATCGTGGCCGGCGTGGTCCTGACCCTGCTGCTGATGGCCCGGGCCTACCGTCAGCCCGACATGCGCCTGCGCATGGACCGGGTGTTGCTGGCGGCCACGGGGCCGCTGGGCCGGTTGATCGGCGATGCCCAGCTGGCGCTCTACACCCGGACCCTGGCCAGCCTGCTCAGCGGCGGCGTGCCGCTGGCGGCGGGCCTGGCGACGGCCGGTGGTTGCCTGTCCAACCGCGCCCTGGCGGGGGCGGCCGACCGGGTGCGCATCGCCGTGCGCGGCGGCAGCGACCTCAGCACGGCGGTGCAGGGCGAGCCTTTGTTTCCCCGCCGCCTGTCGCGCATGCTGGCCATGGCCGAACAGACCGCCAGCCTGCCGCAAGCCCTGCTGGATCTATCGAAAGTGTTGGAGCGTGAGAGGGGTCTAGCACTGGATAGGGCCTTGTCTTTGGTGACGCCCGTCCTAACCCTTGTTCTCGGCGGCATGGTCGGTGGGATCTTCGCCGCCCTGATCGCGGGGATCCTCAGCCTGAATGACATCGCCATCTGA
- a CDS encoding GMC family oxidoreductase, with the protein MAQQRARVDAVIVGLGWAGSLMAEELTRAGLTVVALERGAWRDTTTDFPPAVDTDELRWSTRRGMLQPQAVETLTFRNRPDQGALPLRDWNCFQFGWNVGGAGTHWNGMTWRFKPYDFQPHTLTRRRYGDKKLADGLQVQDWGVSYDDLEPFYDRFERLAGTSGKAGNIQGQAQPGGNPFEGPRQRDYPLPPLQRTRACDLFDAGAAKLGLHSFPVPAGNTSGAYVNPLGVHMAPCTYCGYCEFFGCGNWSKSSPQACILPALKRRPNFSVLTQSEVLKVNLAADKKTATGVTFIDAAGRLWEQPADIVVISAYQMDNVRLMLLSGIGKPYDRASGTGVVGRNYAYQTISGASVFFEDEHLNPFIGAGALAQAVDDYNSDNFDHTHHDFIGGANMLIHSTNGRPIGMGGAVPPGTPRWGSDWKKAYRDSYQNSNSVYCQGTSYGHRDVYLDLDPTYTDRHGMPLLRVTFDWNENDARMAHFIADRAVEMGHAMGAKVVSRFEPTAKAFSPMDQLSSHTTGGAVMGADPTTSALNPYLQSWDVHNVFVAGASCFANNGGCNPTGTVAATTLWAAHAIKEQYLKNPGPLVKA; encoded by the coding sequence ATGGCACAACAACGGGCGCGTGTGGACGCCGTCATCGTCGGCCTGGGCTGGGCCGGTTCCCTGATGGCGGAGGAATTGACGCGGGCGGGCTTGACGGTGGTGGCCCTGGAACGGGGCGCCTGGCGCGACACCACCACGGATTTCCCGCCGGCGGTGGATACCGATGAACTGCGCTGGTCCACCCGTCGCGGCATGCTCCAGCCCCAGGCGGTGGAGACGCTGACCTTCCGCAACCGGCCGGACCAAGGCGCACTCCCCTTGCGCGACTGGAACTGTTTCCAGTTCGGCTGGAACGTGGGCGGGGCGGGCACCCACTGGAACGGCATGACCTGGCGGTTCAAGCCCTATGATTTCCAGCCCCATACCCTGACGCGCCGCCGTTATGGCGACAAGAAGCTGGCCGACGGCCTGCAGGTCCAGGACTGGGGCGTCAGCTATGATGACCTGGAACCTTTCTACGACCGGTTCGAACGGCTGGCCGGCACCTCGGGCAAAGCCGGCAACATCCAGGGCCAGGCGCAGCCGGGCGGCAACCCGTTCGAGGGGCCGCGCCAGCGCGACTACCCCCTGCCGCCGCTACAGCGCACCCGTGCCTGCGACCTGTTCGATGCCGGGGCCGCCAAGCTGGGCCTGCATTCCTTCCCCGTGCCGGCGGGCAACACCTCGGGCGCCTACGTCAACCCGCTGGGCGTCCATATGGCGCCCTGCACCTATTGCGGCTATTGCGAGTTCTTCGGCTGCGGCAACTGGTCGAAGTCCAGCCCCCAGGCTTGCATCCTGCCGGCGCTTAAGCGCCGCCCCAACTTCAGCGTCCTGACACAGTCTGAGGTGCTGAAGGTCAATTTGGCGGCGGACAAGAAGACGGCCACCGGCGTCACCTTTATCGATGCCGCCGGCCGCCTGTGGGAACAGCCGGCCGATATCGTCGTCATCTCCGCCTACCAGATGGACAATGTGCGGCTGATGCTGCTGTCGGGCATCGGCAAGCCGTATGACCGCGCCAGCGGCACCGGCGTGGTGGGGCGCAACTACGCCTATCAGACCATCTCCGGCGCCAGTGTGTTTTTCGAGGATGAGCACCTGAACCCCTTCATCGGGGCGGGCGCCCTGGCGCAGGCGGTGGACGACTACAACTCCGACAATTTCGACCACACGCACCACGATTTCATCGGCGGTGCCAACATGCTGATCCATTCCACCAACGGCCGGCCCATCGGCATGGGTGGGGCGGTGCCGCCGGGCACGCCGCGCTGGGGCAGCGATTGGAAGAAGGCCTACCGCGACAGCTACCAGAACAGCAATTCCGTCTATTGCCAGGGCACCAGCTACGGCCATCGCGACGTCTACCTGGACCTGGACCCCACCTACACCGACCGCCACGGCATGCCGCTGCTGCGCGTGACCTTCGACTGGAATGAGAACGACGCCAGGATGGCGCACTTCATCGCCGACCGGGCGGTGGAGATGGGCCACGCCATGGGCGCCAAGGTCGTTTCGCGGTTCGAGCCGACGGCCAAGGCCTTCAGCCCCATGGACCAGTTGTCGTCCCACACCACCGGCGGTGCCGTCATGGGCGCCGACCCGACCACCAGCGCCCTGAACCCGTATCTGCAAAGCTGGGACGTGCACAACGTCTTCGTGGCCGGCGCCTCCTGCTTTGCCAATAACGGCGGCTGTAACCCCACGGGCACGGTGGCCGCCACCACCCTATGGGCGGCGCACGCCATCAAGGAACAGTACCTGAAGAACCCGGGCCCCCTGGTGAAGGCGTGA
- a CDS encoding cytochrome c, whose translation MRKKTILGLGLPLLAIAVAAGGLLYRANDAARDRVADDRLKTADAAPPDAAAIQRGAYVAATADCAACHTAPGSAQAFAGGYPLKTPFGVLISSNITPDRETGIGDWTERDFFRAVRHGQSPHGPLYAAMPYNAYVKLTDQDMHDLWAYMRSQAPVHNHIVSNQLPFPFNIRLLNLGWNLLFFDNHPFQPKGEQSAEWNRGAYLVDGPGHCAACHTAKNPLGGDSSAYLQGGPLQGWYAPEIANNPHVGLGAWTVPEIAQYLKTGSNGRAVASGPMAEAVENSTQHLTDADLVAIATYLRTVPGSNTQAPGPLAADDARMRRGAQVYAVNCSACHEGRGQGVADMVTGFAGNPAVQSANPDSLVQTLLKGGRGAVTEANPTGAGMPAFGWKLNDADAAAVLTFIRNSWGNAAAPVTADQVAATRAALGAPAVVK comes from the coding sequence ATGCGCAAGAAGACGATCCTGGGGTTGGGCCTGCCCTTGCTGGCCATCGCCGTGGCGGCGGGCGGCTTGCTGTACCGCGCCAATGATGCCGCCCGCGACCGCGTGGCGGATGATAGGCTGAAGACGGCGGACGCCGCCCCGCCGGATGCCGCCGCCATCCAGCGCGGTGCCTATGTCGCGGCCACGGCCGATTGCGCCGCCTGTCACACGGCGCCGGGCTCGGCCCAGGCCTTCGCGGGCGGCTATCCGCTGAAGACGCCGTTCGGCGTGCTGATCTCCAGCAACATCACGCCGGACCGGGAAACCGGCATCGGCGACTGGACGGAACGCGACTTCTTCCGCGCCGTCCGCCATGGGCAAAGCCCGCACGGGCCCCTCTACGCCGCCATGCCCTACAACGCCTATGTCAAGCTGACCGACCAGGACATGCACGACCTGTGGGCCTATATGCGCAGCCAGGCGCCGGTGCATAACCACATCGTCAGCAACCAGTTGCCCTTCCCCTTCAACATCCGCCTGCTGAACCTGGGCTGGAACCTGCTGTTCTTCGACAACCATCCCTTCCAGCCCAAGGGCGAGCAGTCGGCGGAATGGAACCGGGGTGCCTATCTGGTCGATGGGCCCGGCCATTGCGCCGCCTGCCACACTGCCAAGAACCCGCTGGGTGGTGACAGCAGCGCCTATCTGCAGGGCGGTCCCCTGCAAGGTTGGTACGCGCCGGAGATCGCCAACAACCCCCATGTCGGCCTGGGCGCCTGGACGGTGCCGGAAATCGCCCAGTACCTGAAGACGGGCAGCAACGGCCGGGCCGTCGCCTCCGGCCCGATGGCGGAGGCGGTGGAGAATTCCACCCAACACCTGACCGACGCCGACCTGGTCGCCATCGCCACATATCTGCGCACCGTGCCGGGATCCAACACCCAGGCGCCGGGGCCGCTGGCGGCGGATGACGCCCGCATGCGGCGCGGCGCCCAGGTCTACGCTGTCAATTGCAGCGCCTGCCATGAGGGCCGGGGCCAGGGCGTGGCGGACATGGTCACCGGTTTCGCCGGCAACCCGGCGGTGCAGTCCGCCAACCCCGACAGCCTGGTGCAGACCCTGCTGAAGGGCGGGCGTGGGGCGGTGACCGAGGCTAACCCGACGGGTGCCGGCATGCCGGCCTTCGGCTGGAAGCTGAACGACGCCGATGCTGCGGCGGTGCTGACCTTCATCCGCAACAGCTGGGGCAACGCCGCCGCCCCCGTGACCGCCGATCAGGTGGCCGCCACCCGGGCCGCGCTGGGGGCCCCGGCGGTGGTGAAGTAA